From one Thermatribacter velox genomic stretch:
- the rpmC gene encoding 50S ribosomal protein L29: MKASELRNMTDEELNQKLKDLRTELFNLRFQAITGQLRNPRRIRLVKRDIARIKTIQRERELAAKQREVQ; the protein is encoded by the coding sequence GAAGGCTTCCGAACTGCGTAACATGACCGATGAGGAACTCAATCAAAAATTAAAAGATTTACGTACAGAGCTTTTTAACTTACGTTTTCAAGCTATTACTGGGCAACTCAGGAATCCTCGTCGGATAAGATTGGTAAAACGGGATATTGCAAGGATTAAAACTATTCAGCGAGAACGAGAATTAGCGGCTAAACAGCGGGAGGTTCAATAA